The Chlorocebus sabaeus isolate Y175 chromosome 1, mChlSab1.0.hap1, whole genome shotgun sequence genome includes a region encoding these proteins:
- the TAF1D gene encoding TATA box-binding protein-associated factor RNA polymerase I subunit D, giving the protein MDKSGIDSPDHVTSDAMELANQSDNSSDSSLFKTQCIPYSPKRGKRNPIGKFVRTPESVHASDSSSDSSFEPIPLTIKAIFERFKNRKKKYKKKKKKRYQPTGRPRGRPEGRRNPISSLIDKKKQFRSKGSGFPFLESENEKNPPWRKILTFEQAVARGFFNYIEKLKYEHHLKESLKQMDVGEDLENEDFDSRRYKFLDDDGSISPIEESAAEDEDAKHLEDNECDIKLAGDSFIVSSEFPVRLSVYLEEEDSTEEAALSKKRATKAKNTGQRALKM; this is encoded by the exons ATGGATAAATCAGGAATAGATTCTCCTGACCATGTGACATCTGATGCTATGGAACTTGCAAATCAAAG tgATAACTCTTCTGATAGCAGCTTATTTAAAACTCAGTGTATCCCTTACTCACCTAAACGGGGGAAAAGAAACCCCATTGGAAAATTTGTTCGTACACCTGAAAGTGTTCACGCAAGTGATTCATCAAGTGACTCATCTTTTGAACCAATACCATTGACTATAAAAGCTATTTTTGAAAGATTCAAGAACAGgaaaaagaagtacaaaaaaaagaaaaagaagaggtacCAGCCGACAGGAAGACCAAGGGGAAGaccagaaggaaggagaaatccTATATCCTCACTAATAGATAAGAAGAAACAATTTAGAAGCAAAGGATCTGGCTTCCCATTTTTAGAATCAGAGAATGAAAAAAACCCACCTTGGAGAAAAATTTTAACGTTTGAG CAAGCTGTTGCAAGAGGATTTTTTAACTACATTGAAAAACTGAAGTATGAACACCACCTGAAAGAATCATTGAAACAAATGGATGTTGGTGAAGATTTAGAAAATGAAGATTTTGATAGTCGTAGATACAAATTTTTGGATGATGATGGATCCATTTCTCCTATTGAGGAGTCAgc AGCAGAGGATGAGGATGCAAAACATCTTGAAGATAATGAATGTGATATCAAATTGGCA GGGGATAGTTTCATAGTAAGTTCTGAATTCCCTGTAAGACTGAGTGTATACTTAGAAGAAGAGGATAGTACTGAAGAAGCTGCTTTGTCTAAAAAGAGAGCTACAAAAGCCAAAAATACTGGACAGAGAGCCCTGAAAATGTGA